The sequence CACTTAGGAATCTGAATATAAACACCCTCAGCTGGGATCCTATTCTTATCTATTTACTTGTACAAAAGTTAGACATTCAGGCACGAAAAGATTGGGAGCAATCTTTAAGATCTTCCATGGAACTTCCTTCACTGGAGgaacttttttcgtttttagagAGAACATTTCGAACGCTGGAGTCTTTAAATGATGGACTTTCCACAACTTCTAAACAAAAGCCCCCTACTAAGGTTAATAAAACGTTCACATAATCCAGAAAGACTTCATGCAACTCTGGTaacttttctaaacaaaatataatttcttgCTCTTATTGCAATGGAAATCATTCCTTATctaaatgttttacatttttagctCTTTCTTTACATTCGAAGAATGAATTCCTGTCTAACAAAAAGGTTTGTCGAAATTGTTTGGTGATCGGACATGATCAAAATAATTGTGGCTCTCCATTTCGTTGCATTATTTGCAAGCAACCACATCATACAATTCTTCATTCCGAGGAAAATCAGTCCTCAGCCGTTGCTGCAACAACATCCAATTCTAATCATAATAACCCTCCTCAAGTCACAACTCATAATGCGAATTCATTTCCATCGGTTTTATTATATACGATTCGATTAAATATTCGAACTAATCGTGGTTACTTTCCTTTACGTGCCCTTTTAGACTCCGGATCACAGGGGAGTTTGATTTCCGAATCAGTAGTACAGCTTTTAGGCTTAAAAAAGACTAAATCACACTGCAAGGTGATTGGTATTGGAAATGGCAGtgaaaatttgtcaaaatattTTGTCAATATCGATTTATACAATCGAAAACAGAAACCTGTACTATCATGCACGGCCTTAGTTTTACCCACACTTTCTTCATATGCTCCTAATCCTTCATGCGAAAATATTTCCATGCCCAAACTTACGAATGACAACTTGGCAGATCCGCTATTCTTTAAATCTGACCCGATTGATATGATCTTGGGTTCAGGTATTTCATCTAGAATAAAAATAGCTTCAGAGTCGTTTATATATGAGTATTTTCTGGAAATAGCAATGTCATACGGACTAATACAGTACATATACATAACGCTAATTTAGAGAGCATATTAAGATCATTTTGGGAACAAGAGGAAGTGGTAAGTGAAAGAAAATTGACTAGTGACGAACTAGCATGTGGACATTATTTTGAGACTACAACTATTCGAACAGAATCTGGTCGTTATATGGTACATTTACCATTTAAATCTCTTCTACTCGATAACATTGAACCTACTATTCGAGACAATGTCATAGGCGCATTCAAGCGATTACGACAATTGGAGATTTCATTTTCTACCTCAATTTGCTGAAAGTTACATTTACTTTATGCAAGAGTATGAGTCATTGGGACACATGacgaaaattggaaaatatccTAACGATATTCgccagaatttttattttttgcctcACCATGGTGTTTTGAAGGAAAGTAGTACAACAACCAAATTTAGAGTAGTTTTTGACGGAAgttgtcatttaaataattacaaatcTCTGAACGAGGAACTTTCTCCTGGCCCTGCCCTTCAAAGCAAACTTCCTGCAGTCATTACAAAATGGAGAAGGCATAAAATAGCCTTCAGTGCGGATATTGAAAAGATGTTCCGACAGATAGATGTTAGTCCGGAACAtcgaaaatttcaacaaattcttTGGCGGTTCAAGCCAATTGACGATATTTCTATTTATGAATTAAATACTGTAACATATGGCACTACTTCGGCGCCTTATCTGGCTATTCGCGTGTTGCATAGACTAGCACatgattttgaaattgaatttccCGAAGCCTCAAAAGTCTTGATTTCTGACTCCTATGTCGATGACATAATTTCAGGAGCAGATAATATCGAAAATGCCATAACTTTGCAAAAAGACATCTGCACTCTTCTCGAAAAGGGCGGATGTAACCTTCGAAAATGGAttacaaattcaaataaactttTGCAGAAAATTCCTGAGGAGTGTAGGGATCCTTCTGTTACTTTGAAATTCAACAGAGATAATGTCGTTAAGACTCTTGGAATCCAGTGGAATACGGATAATGATTAGTTTTCATTCAAAGTCAATATTGATGATACTATGGCTGCTACTAAAAGGTCAATTCTGTCGGAATCAGCCAGACTATATGACCCATTAGGTGGTTAACACCATCTACTCTAATTTCCAAGTCAATTTTTAAGCAACTTTGGGAACATGGTTTAGATTGGGATGAGAAAATCCCTACTGAAGTCGAGAATCGATGGTTAAAATATAGATTATCATTAGCAGAACTTGCTAATTTGAAAAATCCTCGGTGGATTCGTTGGTCAAACGAATCACGAATGGAGTTACATTGCTTTAGTGATGCATCAAATGCAGCATATGCTGCAGTCGTGTATTCAAGAGTTATCTCTTCCGATGGCATATTTGTGAATATTTTACAGTCTAAATCAAAAGTATCACCAGTCAAGACTGTTTCCATACGCAGACTGGAACTGTGCGCTGCCAGACTTTTAGTACAATTGGCTCAGAGCGTTAAAGAGTCTCTGTGCGATGTGAACATTGACAATATTTACTATTGGAGTGATTGTTCAACTGTTTTAAGTTGGATTCAAAAACATCCTTCCTGCTGGATTGTTTATGTTGCAAATAGAGTTGCGGATATACAACGTTTGAGCAATCCGCGACAGTGGAATTACGTACAGTCAGCGTTGAATCCGGCAGATTGCGCATCCAGGGGAGTATTAGCTCAAGATTTAATTAAAGACCAAACTTGGTGGTTTGGATCACAATTTCTTTACAAATCTTTCTCGTATTGGCCTTAAGGTCTTTCAAATCTACATACTTCAGAAGAGCGTGTAATGACTAAAGTTTCGACTTTCAAGattttctaaactaataacTTTACTTCGTACTTCAACTTTGTGTTTGCGCTTTATACACAATTGTAAAAATCCTAAACTAAAAAGGACTAACGTCCTAAAAGCATCGGAAATTAATGAAACTTTACTTCGTTTGATCAGACTTACTCAATTTATTGATTTTCCAAATGAACTCAAACTTCTTTACGAAAATCTCGAGATTAGACATAGTCCTTTACTTAAACTAATGCCATTTCTTGATGAAAACGGAATAATTCGCGTAGGAGGTCGCCTACAAAACTCAGATTTGAGTTACAATGTAAAACATCCAATAATATTAGCTAAATCTTATCCACTTTCAAAACTTATAATAATTGACTCTCATGAGAGAACGCTACATGGTGGTGTTACTCTGACTATGTCTGTTGTGAATCGCAAATTTTGGATTGTTTCTGGAAACCAATTGGCCAAATCCATTATTCATAAATGCATTCAATGTTTTAGATATTCTGCTAAAACATCACAACAAGTTATGGGCAACTTACCATATGTTCGTCTTAATGTTACTAGACCATTTAAATATAGTGGGGTTGACTATACTGGTCCGATAGATATTAAGAACTCAACATTAAGATCCGCTGTAGTTTCCAAGGGATATATATGTTTATTTGTGTGCAAGGTCACAAAGGCTGTTCACTTGGAAGCTGTTTCTGATCTTTCCACAAATTCTTTTCTTGCTGCATTTAGACGATTTGTGTCCCGAAGAGGAGCATGTAC comes from Calliphora vicina chromosome 2, idCalVici1.1, whole genome shotgun sequence and encodes:
- the LOC135950390 gene encoding uncharacterized protein LOC135950390 codes for the protein MELHCFSDASNAAYAAVVYSRVISSDGIFVNILQSKSKVSPVKTVSIRRLELCAARLLVQLAQSVKESLCDVNIDNIYYWSDCSTVLSWIQKHPSCWIVYVANRVADIQRLSNPRQWNYVQSALNPADCASRGVLAQDLIKDQTWTNVLKASEINETLLRLIRLTQFIDFPNELKLLYENLEIRHSPLLKLMPFLDENGIIRVGGRLQNSDLSYNVKHPIILAKSYPLSKLIIIDSHERTLHGGVTLTMSVVNRKFWIVSGNQLAKSIIHKCIQCFRYSAKTSQQVMGNLPYVRLNVTRPFKYSGVDYTGPIDIKNSTLRSAVVSKGYICLFVCKVTKAVHLEAVSDLSTNSFLAAFRRFVSRRGACTDICSDCGTNFVGASKELKILYNRNSKSLPDDLRQALSLNCTNWHFIPPASPNFGGLWEAGVKSVKHHLKRITHNRLLSFEELATLLCQIVGCINSRPLCPLSSDPCDFDALTPAHFLVGEPIQCIQEESLLDQNINHLTRWKSIELLKQHFWKRWHREYLNRLQARPKWLKSKAKPKIGDSVLIADERCGPGQWLLGRIHDVHPGA